From Bacillota bacterium:
CGTCGATGATGTCAGCATTGCCGTTGAAATCTTGAACGTTATAAAAATCATCCTGCCCCGGCTTTACTAGGTTGTAGTTCGTTGTATAGTCTGCCATGTTATGCCCCCAATTCTTCGCTGTTTCTCAGCTCATAGTGTGTATACTGCGCCATTTGGCTATGTGTAAGCTTTGTGAAATTCATGTGCTGGTTGTATTTGAGTGAAACGTCTACCAGAAGGTTTGCCGGAACGATCCTCTTGAGCAGTGCCGCCACTTCATCAAACTTCTTTTGCACTGTCAGCGCCACTCTCACCGTAACTAAATACTGAGATCCTTTGATCTCGACTGTATAGCCGTCAGCCCCGCAGAGTGCGTCAAGCTGCTGCCTTAAGTTCGTCTTTGTGAACGGCGCTTGTTCTGTAAGCCGGGACAGTATCTTGAATTTTCTCACATCGAGGCTGTCATCGGCTTTCGGTGTGATCTGTAAAAGCTTCTCCCATCGTTTAACGCCGTTTTCGCTTGCGTCAGCTACAAACTGGTCATCCATTGCAACTCCAAGATCATTCCAGAGGGATTCTATCTCACCCTGTTCAGAGTCCATGACGGCTGCCATTTCCCTAATATCTTTTAACACGGGCGGCAGGTAATTAATGATCATTCTATCCACTTATAACACCCCTTGCCGGTATGCTGTAAGCGGGGACAATGAGATTTGCGGCGGAGCCGTTGATGGTGGTGTTTTGGATATCCAGCACACCCGTCACGGTAAGAAGTCTTGTTTCGATCTGACTGATACGCACTACAAGGTTTTCACTGTCCGCCCATCCGCTGTTAAGCTCTGAAAAATATCCGTCAATGACTTGGCTCGCGCTCGCCTCTATATCCGCCCAGCTCCATCCCGCTTTATATGTAATGTGGGTCGATATATTGACCTGAACTTCATCAGCTCCGGCGACCGTCACATTGTGACCGATAGGGGCGATCCCGACACCCATGCCATGACTGTCAGGCGGGTCTATCGCCTGTTGAACAGCTTCAACAAGAGCGGCGCTGGGCTTTTTGTTCTGTGAGTCGATTATTACAAGCTTAACCGTTCCCGCGCCGTTCCATGTGGGAATGACTTTCACACCACCAACGCCGTCAATGGCGTTAGTCTTTTCTTTGTAGTCGGCGATATTACCGCCGAAAGCCTCAGAATCGAGACTGTCAAAATATCGTTTCCGCAGTGCTTCCGTTTCTTCCTCATCCTCACCCGGGATAAGCAGCTCGGACAGCGCCGCTTTTGTGAGACCCTCTATGTAATCTATCGGGATAAGCGCTCCGAGCTTTTCATTCCCCGCTGTTCCCGCCGTCTCACATTCCAGTTTGAAAACGCCTGTTTGTACCTTTTCGGTCACTGCGTAATTCAAAAGGTCGAGAGAGAATCTTGACCCTATAGGAACATCCATATTGAATTCACCCTTAAAGGTCGCTTTTGTCGCCGGTGTCGGTGTGATCCCACGCTCGGCGCAACGTTTTATAAGATGATCTCTTGACGCCGTGTCCGCAAACGTTTCATTAAGAATAGTGTCAAGCTCTATATCCATGTTCTGAAGCTCAACGGCAGCAGGGGCAAGGGCGCTGTAAATGATGCCGCCCTCCCTGGTGTCTATGTTAGGGTCCTTTTCAAGTGCTTTATCCAGCATACGCTTAAGGATAGATTCAAAAGTTACATTTTCATACACTAAAAGCTCACCGCCTTTTCCGCTTCGATTTCTCCATAGATAGTGCTTACCGTAAATGTCACAAGGATCTTTCCCTTGCCTGTTTCAAAATCAAAAGCACCGACATCAGTGATCCTTGAATCCTGTACCAGTGCTTCCGTTATCCTTCTTTTAAGTTCGGGCAACAGGTATGGTATCGGCTTTCCATACAGGTCTTTTAGCTCTATCCCATAATTCCAGCTGTATATCAGGTATTCATACCGTTCGGTGTTCAGTATCAGATAAACCGCTTGTTTTACAGCTTCTAAGCCGTCTGTCATGCCGTTAATGGTGTTTTCCGTTGTTACCCTGAACGTCCTTGCCGGAAGTTCCTTGATTTCAAAATCTTTTGTTAAATCGTCGTTTACTGCCGGGATCATGTCATCACCTCACCCTGTCCAACACAATGAATTTCTGCCCGCCCTGAGATCTTATAAGGATAACTTTTTCGCCAACAGACAGCCCCAAACGGACGCTGTATGCTTCCTCGATCTGGTTCACAGTCATTTTCACATCAAAATCGCTCACCATGCTTGTCAGAACAAGGTTGTTCTCTGTCAGAGTCATTTTCTGCTCGACATTGATTTTCAAAGGCGCTGTGCTTGTAACCTCGCCAAAAAACACCCCTGCAGGCATGGAATTGTCGACTGCTTCAACTGCGGCTTTTTTAATTAGCTGAACCATATTAGGCAATGAAATCACCGCCCCGCAAGGTAAGATCCATCAAATGCTCATTCTCGCTGAATGTGTGCTTCGCCTTTTCAACGATCATAAAATTCGCAACGGTCAGGTCGCCGACATCCATCTTCACAATAACGGAGCTTCCCGCTCTAACGCTGGTATCGCCCAGTACGTTGCTGATAGTAAGGTTACGTGTCTTCTGATTGTAAAGCTGAAGCAGTGCGTCCGCCTTCGCCTTGCCGTTTATTTCTTCCTTGATCGTATCAAAATACTGAAGCACACCCCACCTGTTCATGTTTTCAGAGTCCTGCGCTATGTATATCTCACGCTTTCCTGTCTTATCGTTGTCATAAGCCAGCTTGATCTTGTTGTACGTTTCGCCGTCGATGCTGGAAGTGTAGCTGAAATTTTCGCCTGCCGCCTCGTCGATCAGCAGATTCAGCTTCATGCTCTCGATATTTTTAAGAGTCAGCTTGCCAAAATCATCATACATGACAAACAGCCTCTTTGTGTTCCGCAAGGTCTCATCAAGCGCAGTCTGAATGATGTCGAATAGCGTTTTATTGTCTTCCACCCTTGACGGGATCTTGTAACCCGTGTCCTCAAGTTCCCCGGTCTTAAGCCGGAAGTCGTCGGCGATCATTTGGATCACCTCACCCGCCGTCTTGTTCGAATATACATAAGTATCTTTGTTCTTAAGGTATCTGAGCTGATCGTAAGCCGTAACCTCGATGACGCCGTCTTTATCCCGCTTTTTCTGAAACACAAAGCCGTAGAATATATTATCGCCGCCGTATCTAAGCCTTACAGCGTCCCCCTCAGTGAAATCCAGTATACTGTCTTTCAAAACCGAAAAGGTCAGCTTTCCGGGTTCACCGCTGCGGGATGTATCCCAAGTGACGCCGTCTTCAACGATAGGGGCGAATATGTTATCCCCGTTTTGTATAAGTAGCTCGGCATATTTGATAGTGATCATCCCCTTTCTATGACGGCATGGTAAGCACCTGACCCGGATAGATCAGGCTTGGATCTTTGATCTTGTCTTTGTTCAGAGCGTATATTTCGGTGTATCGTGCGCCGTTTCCAAGATATTTCTTAGCGATATTCCAAAGAAGATCCCCTTTTTTCACAGTGTATGTGCTCATTTTGGGCGCTGTCGCTGTGTCTCTTGCCGTTTCGACTGTCGCTGCCGTCTTATTGTCGTTAAGCTGAACGGTCTTAGTCGTGTATTCCCTATACTGCTTTAGCTCTATGGAAACGGTTATGTCCAAACCCTCTCCGGCATCATCTGTAACGTCATACGATTCCAGTGACACGGTGATGTTGGTGTCAAATAGAAGCTTTCCGCCCTGTGTGACCCTTGAGCAAACAAACTGGAACGGCGACCTGCTGTCCTTTAGCTGTTCCAGCTTATCAAGGTAAAAGTCCGCTTCCTTGAATCCGTCAGGATAAACGGCAAACGGGTATTTGACCTGTGGAAGGATCGCTTCAAAACTGACTTCGGTAAGCCCCGCAGATTTCAGTATATTGATCTCGCCGTCATTGATAAGATTTATGGTTTTGTTCTGGTTTTTTATCTTCATAGATATTTTAGAAGGGGCGACAGGCAATGCCACCCCGTCCAAGAATATAGTGTACATTAAGCGCTCGCCCCTTCCGCTGCCGCCGACATTGTCTCATATACCTTATCTTCCAGATATGAAACTATGCCGTCAAGATCCATGCCGGAGCTTACATTATTGTTGTTTACCATATCCACCTTGATTTCAGCCGTCGTAAACCTGTTCACTGCTTCCTGCTCCGCAATATCACGCAGATACTTCAGATCTTCCTCAGACGTCTGCATATTGTCTTTCATGGAAGCCGTGTTCTCCGCAGTAGATGCACCGTTGTTTTTGATGTTGTCAAGGGTGTCGTCAATGCCTCCGAGCCCGTTTCCCAGATCACCAAGACCATCATATCCATCAAGGCCGCCAAGAGCGTCTTTTGAATTTTTAAGGATATTCTTAAAAGAAAGTTTGCCATCAAGGTTTTTGCCAAAGTTATATCCAGTGTCCCACGCTTTGCCGTAATCAAAATGATAGTTGATCTGAGGCGCTTTCCTCTCCAGCGTTATAGCCTTGTCATTTTTGCCCCAGCTAAGAACACTGCTCTGTAAAGATTCAATCTTTGCGGTCAAATCCTTTCCCGTAATAGAGTCAATGACTTTTGTAGCTATTTTTCCAAAAGATAAGACCCATGAAATGAGCTGACCGATCAGATTTATAGCCGCGTCTTTCAAACTGTCAAAACCGCCGTTAGTGACATTCAAAATCCATTCAATGATACCAATGAAAGGCTCTACAAAACGTGTATAGAGACATTGGAGGATTTCGTTGATTACTCCTATGACCAAGTTGCCGATAAAGGCGGCCGCATAAAGGAAAGCCCCGCAGATGAGCCCGGTTGCGCTCAAGCTTTTCCCTGTAAAATGGTTCACCGCCGCCACAGCCGCGTAAAATATCACTATAAGTGCGATTATAGCAAGGATGATCCATGTTATCGGGCAGGCTAACAAAGCGGCGTTAAGTCCATCTTGCGCAATGACATTTGCCCATGTGGCTTTCGTGTCTTTGTCAATCATGCCGGTTTTGAACGCCTTTGCCGCAGCGCTAACCTTCTCCACAAATGCCTGATAGGCAATCACTCCGTTTGTTATAAGTGCAATCGTTTTATATGCCGCCATGGCAAAAACGATGCCCCAGAGTACAGGCACTATCGAGCCCCAGTTATCGGCTATCCCGTTTGCCATCGAGGTCATTATATTGAATACCCATAGCGCCACTGCGGCGATTATTACGAGACTGCCCACGAAATCATTGACGAACGTCTGAAACTTCGGGCTGTTTGCGATAGTGCTTATCTTCTGCAAAATAGGCTGAAAAGCTATGATTGCCCTGTTTTTTATATCAGTCCAGATGTCCCCGATAGTTTTAGGCAGCTCCGCAAAGCGAGCATTCGTCTGATCAGCCGCCGCGAACATGGCATTCTTTATAATGTCAGATGTGATCTTGCCGTCAGCTGACAACTGTTTCATTTCGCCCATAGGCTTCTTTAAATAATCGGCTATGGATTGCGCCAGCAGCGGAGCATTCTCCATGATAGAGCGGAACTCGTCGCCCTGAAGCTTTCCCGACGCCATAGCCTGTGTCAGCTGATACATTCCGGCAGTCTGTTCTTCCACGCTTGCGCCGCCTATTTTAAAGTTCTTGTTCATAAGTTCCGTGAAAAGGACCATTTCTTTTGAGTTTTTGAATGCGTCCCGTGACAATATCCCAAGTTTAGAGACAGCGTTTGCCGTATCGATATATGATGCCCTTGACCGCTGAGCAGAATTAAATATTTCCTTCTGCAGATCTGCCGTAGACTGCAGTTTGTCCTTCATCAGCCCCAGTCTCGCCGTTGTAAGCGTCATCTGATCCGAAAGGTCAAACACCTGTTTAGCGCCAAAAGCCGCACCCAGAGAAGCGGCGATCCCCATTATTTTTGATTTCAACCCCTGGGCTATGCCTCCGCCGCTCTCCATGGATCTGTTGAACTGCTGTTCTGAGCCGTTCGCCGAGCGTATCTCCTGCTCGATCTTGCCAAATGACGCTTCCGCCTTTGACATCTCTTCTCTTGCCGCCTTGATACTGCTGGTATCAACGGCATTATGCGAAGCCTTCTGAACGGCTTCAAAGCTGTTCAAAGTAATGTCGATAGCTTTTGTCATGCTTCTGAAAGCCGGGGTCATTCCGTCCATGATCTGAATGGATGTCCTGATCGTTCCCATCTTTCCACCTGCCTTTACGAAATAACGGGACGGCGTTTGCCATCCCATTATCTGCTTTTCTTTGCCTTTATTTTTTTAGCTTCCTTCTGCTCCGCTTCTATCTTCAGCTGGACGGCGGCTATTACAAACGCCTTTTCCTGCTTGTCGAGATTTACGAACTGTGAGGGAAGCATGTGGAGTTTATGAAGGCAATAATAAGCGATATTCGCTTCAAAATCGCCTTCCTCGATCAGTTTTTTGCTTCTTCCACCGCATCTTCCAGTGTCACGTCAAAGCCGTTCACTTCTTGGATCTTTGAAAGATAATCCGCATATTCGCCCGGCGTCAGCATGGTTTTAAGAAGTGCGTCCGCCCCCATCGCGCTATATGAATTCTGAAGCTCCGCGTCGTCAAGGTTCGGAAAAACCGTACACTTTGCGGCAAGCCTTCCAAGATATAAGTTGAAGTCCGTTTCCTGTGTGAACTGGTTCCTCTTACCCGGTACCTGCACACGCTTAGTGCAGGCTTTTCGCAGTGCTTCATCCTCTGTTGAGGTTATGCATGCGATCTCCCAGGGGATAGGCTGACCGTCACTTCCGAGGAATCGTTTTGACGCCACGTATTTTATATGATCTACCTTCACAGCATTCTGTGCCAAAAATGCGCTTAGTTCACTCATCTGTTATCCTCCCATTACATTCCTGACAGCATTGAAAACTGTTCAGGCATTTCAAAATCTTCAAATGTGAAATCCATATCCTCATCAAGATACTCGGCATCTGCGTCAAACTTAGCAAGTATGCCGCCGTCAACATTGCAGTCTTTCAGTATGATCGTCTGCCTGCCGACGCTGGACGTCGGGTCTTCATTCGTTATCTGGATATCGAAATAAACATCCTCGCCAGTGTTCTTATACCTATAGAGAAGCTCTCTAAAAATGCTGGTGTTGTAGTGGAATGTCGCTGAGCCTGTGCCTTTCCAGCTTGTAGCCTTGTTCCCCTTCCCCGTTCTGCCGAGGATAGGAACTTCGCTTTTGTTCTTTTCAAACTTTGCCTCAAGATTGATAGCCTGCATCAGATTGTATCTGTTGCCCTCAATTGTCACAAAGCATTCCGCCAGAGACGCTGAAACCGCGTCCCTGCCGTTCATTGTATTTGTCATCCTGATTCCTCCTTCCTTACTCTACCACAACGGTCATATAAAGCTGAGCCATTGCATTGACAGGCGTTACAACGTCGTTTACCACAACAGCCTTTCTGCTGTCTCCCGCCGTTACCGTCACGTCTTCAGCGCTAAAATCCTCGATCGCTCTCATGTTCTGCAGATCCTGGTGATGCTTTACAATGTCGTTCCATAAAGAGATCCTCCCGGAAGCGTCATTCGGAACATTGCCAAGATACTTTGTGTTGAAGAGTACCGCTATATCGTTCGCGATCTGATCGAGCACTCTGACAGTCTGGTTATTGCCGAAATCCTCTGATTTCTCAGCAGTAACGGATGTGAATGTGTTGATATCCTCAAGCACACGCACATCATCACCGACCCTGTGAAACATGAATTTGCCAGACTTAAGCCCGCTTTCAAATGCGTTTTGTGTATAGTCGACGTCAACGGTATATTCGCCGTCATACGCCTTGTTTGTGTTGCTCTTATTTACGGCGCACCCGGCTTCAGCGCCGGTCACCCAGTAAACAAGCGAAGACTCCGCCGCGCCCGTGTCAGTTGCTTTATTCTCAACGGAGATAACGCCCTCATGATCTGCCGATGCCGTTCGGTACAGCACTGTCTGAAATTTAACGCCAAGTTCATCACGCATACGCTTAGTAAACGCGGTGAAGAGCGCTGTTATATCAGAGCTTACGGATGTACAGCCCAGCGCATTGAATGAATAAGACTCGATCTTATCTAAAAATGCCTGGTATGCCGCACCGTCCGGCACGCTTCCATTTGTACCGCCCGTCAGCGGAGTTCCCGCTGTGAGCGTGAGCGTTGCCGATGCGTTGAAATCGACATAATCGTTGCCCTTAAGCTCGGTTGCCGTGCTGACCGCCTGTGTATCGACCTTTAAGGTTCCGAAGAATGTCGATACATCAAATTTTGAGCTGTCGTCGACGTTTGTCTGTATCACGATCTTAAGGTCATTGCCCCGTATGCCTGAGTATTTAGCTGTCGCGTATGCGCAAACTGCCTTTACGCCGGAATTAAGCCTGTAAAAATACCCTTTGCGGATATTCTTGAAAAGATCACGAAGCCCCTTCATTTTGTCGCTGCCATATGGATACCCGAAGACTTTCATTGAGTCGGCCTGAAAGTTTTCACTGTCCATTTCAAAAACAATGCCCTCAGCGCCCCAGTCGAGTTCCAAGGGCATTGCGGCAATACCTCTCTCCGAAAGCACAGAGGCCGCTCTCGCAATGCTTACAAAATTGATATAGGAACCGGGAAGCGCTTTGTTCTGTACTGTGAATGTTCCGCCGCCAAGCGCCATATTATTTCACCTTACCTTTCAAAAATCTATCTATCGTTTCATCCGCTTCATCAAAGCTGTACGGTCTGTCTTCAAGAAGGGCGCTTAAAATATCCCGTCTGTTTTCATACCTCTTTGATGAAAGGATCTGCTCTTTGGTGAAGACTTCTTTTATATCGCCTTCTCCCGTTTTATTTGCCAACCTTATCACCCTTTCACATTCATATCCGTTTTTAATTCGCCCATCGGATCTTCCGCTTCAGCAATTTTCTTTACTATAAGATCGAAGCTCACAAAAAAATGCAGGACATTATCCACTATCTCATATTTCATGTCTGTCCCGCGCGCGAGGCTTCCGTCAGACAGTGTTATGAATTCCAGTGTGCAAAATAACGCTGAGCCTATAGAATGAAGCTCTGAGTTATCCGGCTTTGCGGGAAAGTAATGCACGTCAAACGGATGCTGTCTTAGATAGCGGTTTCCCAAAAGCGGAGTCTGTGACGGATCTAAAGCCAAAATGAAAAAGCAAGGCTCGCTAAAACCCTGCTCCACTGTATCGCTGTATATCTTATATCCGTCTCCAAATGTGCCATTCAGCTTTACGGATATCCCGTCAATGATCCCGTTTACCATCTATGCATCCCCCTAGGTATTTCATGAGCTTGCTTTCAAGCACCTTTGGGGCAGTCGTCTCAAGCTCATTTTCTGAAATCGTCAGCATGAATCTTCCCTCCACCCAGCCTTTATGATCTCGTGTCC
This genomic window contains:
- a CDS encoding DUF2313 domain-containing protein, which codes for MIINYLPPVLKDIREMAAVMDSEQGEIESLWNDLGVAMDDQFVADASENGVKRWEKLLQITPKADDSLDVRKFKILSRLTEQAPFTKTNLRQQLDALCGADGYTVEIKGSQYLVTVRVALTVQKKFDEVAALLKRIVPANLLVDVSLKYNQHMNFTKLTHSQMAQYTHYELRNSEELGA
- a CDS encoding baseplate J/gp47 family protein yields the protein MYENVTFESILKRMLDKALEKDPNIDTREGGIIYSALAPAAVELQNMDIELDTILNETFADTASRDHLIKRCAERGITPTPATKATFKGEFNMDVPIGSRFSLDLLNYAVTEKVQTGVFKLECETAGTAGNEKLGALIPIDYIEGLTKAALSELLIPGEDEEETEALRKRYFDSLDSEAFGGNIADYKEKTNAIDGVGGVKVIPTWNGAGTVKLVIIDSQNKKPSAALVEAVQQAIDPPDSHGMGVGIAPIGHNVTVAGADEVQVNISTHITYKAGWSWADIEASASQVIDGYFSELNSGWADSENLVVRISQIETRLLTVTGVLDIQNTTINGSAANLIVPAYSIPARGVISG
- a CDS encoding DUF2634 domain-containing protein yields the protein MIPAVNDDLTKDFEIKELPARTFRVTTENTINGMTDGLEAVKQAVYLILNTERYEYLIYSWNYGIELKDLYGKPIPYLLPELKRRITEALVQDSRITDVGAFDFETGKGKILVTFTVSTIYGEIEAEKAVSF
- a CDS encoding DUF2577 domain-containing protein, which translates into the protein MVQLIKKAAVEAVDNSMPAGVFFGEVTSTAPLKINVEQKMTLTENNLVLTSMVSDFDVKMTVNQIEEAYSVRLGLSVGEKVILIRSQGGQKFIVLDRVR
- a CDS encoding hydrolase → MITIKYAELLIQNGDNIFAPIVEDGVTWDTSRSGEPGKLTFSVLKDSILDFTEGDAVRLRYGGDNIFYGFVFQKKRDKDGVIEVTAYDQLRYLKNKDTYVYSNKTAGEVIQMIADDFRLKTGELEDTGYKIPSRVEDNKTLFDIIQTALDETLRNTKRLFVMYDDFGKLTLKNIESMKLNLLIDEAAGENFSYTSSIDGETYNKIKLAYDNDKTGKREIYIAQDSENMNRWGVLQYFDTIKEEINGKAKADALLQLYNQKTRNLTISNVLGDTSVRAGSSVIVKMDVGDLTVANFMIVEKAKHTFSENEHLMDLTLRGGDFIA
- a CDS encoding LysM peptidoglycan-binding domain-containing protein, which encodes MYTIFLDGVALPVAPSKISMKIKNQNKTINLINDGEINILKSAGLTEVSFEAILPQVKYPFAVYPDGFKEADFYLDKLEQLKDSRSPFQFVCSRVTQGGKLLFDTNITVSLESYDVTDDAGEGLDITVSIELKQYREYTTKTVQLNDNKTAATVETARDTATAPKMSTYTVKKGDLLWNIAKKYLGNGARYTEIYALNKDKIKDPSLIYPGQVLTMPS
- a CDS encoding tape measure protein; the protein is MGWQTPSRYFVKAGGKMGTIRTSIQIMDGMTPAFRSMTKAIDITLNSFEAVQKASHNAVDTSSIKAAREEMSKAEASFGKIEQEIRSANGSEQQFNRSMESGGGIAQGLKSKIMGIAASLGAAFGAKQVFDLSDQMTLTTARLGLMKDKLQSTADLQKEIFNSAQRSRASYIDTANAVSKLGILSRDAFKNSKEMVLFTELMNKNFKIGGASVEEQTAGMYQLTQAMASGKLQGDEFRSIMENAPLLAQSIADYLKKPMGEMKQLSADGKITSDIIKNAMFAAADQTNARFAELPKTIGDIWTDIKNRAIIAFQPILQKISTIANSPKFQTFVNDFVGSLVIIAAVALWVFNIMTSMANGIADNWGSIVPVLWGIVFAMAAYKTIALITNGVIAYQAFVEKVSAAAKAFKTGMIDKDTKATWANVIAQDGLNAALLACPITWIILAIIALIVIFYAAVAAVNHFTGKSLSATGLICGAFLYAAAFIGNLVIGVINEILQCLYTRFVEPFIGIIEWILNVTNGGFDSLKDAAINLIGQLISWVLSFGKIATKVIDSITGKDLTAKIESLQSSVLSWGKNDKAITLERKAPQINYHFDYGKAWDTGYNFGKNLDGKLSFKNILKNSKDALGGLDGYDGLGDLGNGLGGIDDTLDNIKNNGASTAENTASMKDNMQTSEEDLKYLRDIAEQEAVNRFTTAEIKVDMVNNNNVSSGMDLDGIVSYLEDKVYETMSAAAEGASA
- a CDS encoding phage portal protein — translated: MSELSAFLAQNAVKVDHIKYVASKRFLGSDGQPIPWEIACITSTEDEALRKACTKRVQVPGKRNQFTQETDFNLYLGRLAAKCTVFPNLDDAELQNSYSAMGADALLKTMLTPGEYADYLSKIQEVNGFDVTLEDAVEEAKN
- a CDS encoding phage tail tube protein, with the translated sequence MTNTMNGRDAVSASLAECFVTIEGNRYNLMQAINLEAKFEKNKSEVPILGRTGKGNKATSWKGTGSATFHYNTSIFRELLYRYKNTGEDVYFDIQITNEDPTSSVGRQTIILKDCNVDGGILAKFDADAEYLDEDMDFTFEDFEMPEQFSMLSGM
- a CDS encoding phage tail sheath family protein — protein: MALGGGTFTVQNKALPGSYINFVSIARAASVLSERGIAAMPLELDWGAEGIVFEMDSENFQADSMKVFGYPYGSDKMKGLRDLFKNIRKGYFYRLNSGVKAVCAYATAKYSGIRGNDLKIVIQTNVDDSSKFDVSTFFGTLKVDTQAVSTATELKGNDYVDFNASATLTLTAGTPLTGGTNGSVPDGAAYQAFLDKIESYSFNALGCTSVSSDITALFTAFTKRMRDELGVKFQTVLYRTASADHEGVISVENKATDTGAAESSLVYWVTGAEAGCAVNKSNTNKAYDGEYTVDVDYTQNAFESGLKSGKFMFHRVGDDVRVLEDINTFTSVTAEKSEDFGNNQTVRVLDQIANDIAVLFNTKYLGNVPNDASGRISLWNDIVKHHQDLQNMRAIEDFSAEDVTVTAGDSRKAVVVNDVVTPVNAMAQLYMTVVVE